Part of the Peromyscus leucopus breed LL Stock chromosome 6, UCI_PerLeu_2.1, whole genome shotgun sequence genome, CAAAGAGCAATAGGGAAAATAAGGAGTTACCAGCATTCAATTTAAAAAACGAGTTTATAGTGGGTGATTATTCAAGAAGGTAGAatcactggggtgggggggggtgaggagtggAGCAGGGAATGACGAGAACTCTGTGACCTACAAAGGCAACAGGAGCTCAGCATCCACTTCCCACACTTCACCTCCTTTCCATTCAGGTGTTCACACTGCTTCCTATGATACCCCTAGTCCAGATCACTTTCCCCTAACAGGTACATCTGCTGGGGATTCTTCATAGATACAAAAGGCTGGATTTCCAGGCAGACTTAGCCTGTGCTTCTACTGTCTGGGTAAAGAACAGAGTGGGACGCACCTGGCATGATCCAATGGATTCCATCCACATCAGCTTTCCTTCTTGCATTTCTTGGCCCAGAAAGGAGACAATACCAGAGATGAGGAGACCCTGGACTGTAGATTACTGACAGTTGTATTCTTTGCTTTCCCAGGCTGACTGACTCCTGCCAAGATGTCCTGCCAGCAGAACCAGAAGCAGTGCCAGCCTCCTCCcaagtgcccctcccccaagtgCCCCCCAAAGAGCACAGCACagtgtctgcctgctgcctcctcctgctgTGCTACAAGCTCTGGGGGCTGCAGTGTCCCCAGCTCTGAGGGAGGCTGCTTCCTGAGCCACCACAGGCGCAGGTCCCACAGATGCAGGCACAGGTCCAGTTCCTGTGACCGTGGCAGTGGCCAGCAGTCTGGGGGCTCAGGCTGTGGCCACAGCTCTGGAGGCTGCTGCTGACCTGGATCCTGAGGCTGAGACAAGGGAGTTTGGAGGAAACAGGAATCCCAAGGCCAAGGAAAGCACATCCTGTCTTGTCTTGTAGGTTCCCGGAGGCCCTTCTCTGCCTGTCAGATGCCCAGggcccccatcccctacccttaATGTAGAGTGGCAGTGCCTGTCCCTGACTCTGACCAAGAATAAAGCTTCTATCTCTATCACACTGGTGTCTTCTCTGTCAttgttctctgtccctcccttctaatTCTCAATTCCAGGACTGCACAAATCTAGAGCATAAAAAATTGTAGCTCTACATTAGCAAAAGTTTAGAGGTCTCTCAGTTCCGGTCATGCTCACTTCAGTTGAAGCAGCAGGGGAGGAAATGGACAGGGCTGGCTGGGGTTTCTAACAAGGAATGGTGTGTTCTGCGAAATGTGGAGTGTATATCCATCTCACCGTGAAACCCTTTGCCAACTGGAGGAGCTACTGTTTGCTTTGATGAATGATCAAATTCATCTAATTAAGAAACAATGAATTTGCAGTCAGGCAAGTATTCAAATAGAGTAACTCATTTTTTAAGTGGAGATGTTGTGGCTTTCCAAGGCCTATATGGAAATATTCTAGACAATtttggtcattaaaaaaaagtgggCATAGGATCAGGGAAATGCACATTAAAACCGCTATGAGATTCTATCTCACCTAGTCAGAAAGGCTATGATCAAGAGAGTAATGATAGTATATTGGGCAAGTTTCTGGGGTAGAGTGACTGTGGTGGCAATATAAATGAGT contains:
- the LOC114683122 gene encoding late cornified envelope protein 3D-like gives rise to the protein MSCQQNQKQCQPPPKCPSPKCPPKSTAQCLPAASSCCATSSGGCSVPSSEGGCFLSHHRRRSHRCRHRSSSCDRGSGQQSGGSGCGHSSGGCC